The Nitrospinota bacterium genomic sequence ACATTCGATAGCGCACTGTTCAGAACGGATTCGGAAACCCCCTTCTTTAAAAGCTCAGCGATGTATATTTTGATGATTTCCCGGCTTATCTGCCGGCAAAACTGGAGTGTTGTAGCGGAGTTTCCGGTCGGTCTCCCATGTTTTTCCTGCAAATTATCAGCCATAGATATCTGTCTCGAATAGTTTAAAAATCAGAACCCTCTTCACGATTATATTATTTATCGGCAGTTTTTTAAAATCATGAATATAAAAGGGTTATTTTTACGAAAACGGTTCGAAAGGTTTGCCGGCAGATATTTGATGATAAATCCGGGGCGGCGGATACCGCAGTTTTCAGATGGTTCGCCGCCCCGATGGTTGAATGACTCTTGGCTATATTTTGATAGTGCAGGAACAGCTGTCGGCCCCTTTCACGATGGCGCTTGTTCTTTCAAGCGATACGCCGCTGTTCAGCACGCTTGCGCTCCCAGAGACCCATTCGTCCAGAAGTTCGCACATCACGTCAACAGGCGCGCCTACACTTTCCCATTTGGCCAGATGGAGGCACTCGCTGTGGTTTACCTGCATGGAGTTTTCGCCGTTCCTGTTGTAGGAACTCACCTGATCGCAAGGCATCCCTTCGAGGTAGGTCTGTCCGATGAAGTTCCCGATGCCGTTGAGGTCGAGGTTCGCGTCGGTGTTGCCGCCAATTTTTTCCCTTGCGGTCTTCTGTCCGTGTGAACGGAACGCTTCCTTTAGAACTTCTCTCCCCTCATCCGGGAAGCGGTAGAGGAGCGCGGTTACCAGGTTGGCTTCGGCGGTTTCAAGCTCGTTTATCAGCCCCTGCAGGAATTGGTGAATCGGATTGTTTCCTATCAGCTCGTCCAGCGGAGTATCGCCGAAGTCCATCGGCCCTTCCGGCAAAACGGCTTTTATAGTCTCTTCGGCATCGTTACCGAACTTGTTTTTAAATACATCGATAACTTCCCGCGACCTTTCAGCCGCGATCCTTATCTTGTTGAACATCATGTAGTGTATTGGTCCCAGAAATGCGCTCATTTTCCTACTCCTTAATTATTTCGCGGCCGAAAGTGCCGCTTCGATTTTTCCGTTAATTTCACTAAGTATATCCTCGACCTTCATGTTGTGCATCATCGCCGTCTGTCCTACGGTTTCGCTTGCCTGGCCGGGACATGAGAAACACCCTGCTCCATAATTCTTTTCAAAAACAGGTTTGGTCTCGGGGTAAATTTCCAGAAGAGGACCGATGAGCGTATCCTTTTCAGCTTTTTCGCCTCTCTTGATGGACTTCCCTTTCCCGCCGGCAGGGGGCACAGGAACCGGGGCCGATACGCCGGGCGCGGAGGCTGCTACCGGTTTCGATGCGCCGGCTTTTGGCCCGGCTTTTACGGCAGAGTTGAGCGCTGAAAGGAAACGCGCTTCGTCTACCTTGTGGAGTTTGCACGCCTGTTTTATCGAAATGTTTTTTGCGAAGGTCGCCCTTGCCGCAGGATTTGTAAGCGCCTTGAATCCATTGTCGGCGAAAATATCAACCAAATGGGGCCACTTGTCGAGAGCAACGGACACCTGTGATTCGCCGGTTATTGCGTCCGCTTCCTTCTTTACGGTCTTCTCCGGCATCAATACCGGAATTATGTTGTAGGCAAATATGAAAATACCCGCCGCTTCCATTACAGAAAAAATGATGAACGCGGTATGCGCTGGGCCATCATCCCAGATTCCCCCGGCAAAAGCGGTAGCGGCCATGCCGATAAGCCCGATATTCACTAAATAGAAATGCGCAGGTATGAGGGAGGATGCCGTAACAGGCTTCGCGTTAAAGCGGGGGAGGATGTGGTACGCCACGCCGTAAATGAACATTGCCATGAATCCGAGCAGGTTGAGGTGCACATGCACGAATCTCGTAACCGCAGGATCCTGAGAGGCGGTTCCGAGGTGAAGTCCCATCAGGACCCCGCCCAACAGATACCCGACCGCCGCGAGTATGAATAGTTTTGGATATCTTTCCATTATGTTTCTCCCTTTAGTTGTTTAGTTAAAGATGTTTTTAACATCAGGTTCTCTTTTATGGTACTTTTATTCGTAGGAGCAGTATTGCATCAAGGGGACTTTCCGCGTTATGACTTTTATCAAAACTGCGTTTATATGGCGGTATTTTATTTATGGAAATAGAAAAGTTTGAATTCTTTTCCGGCCTGACTTCAGCCGAGCTGGGGGAGATGAAGAAACTCCTGTCTGAATTGGAGTTCAAAAAGGGGGATATCCTGTTCCACGAGGGGGAGCCTCCCGCGCACCTCTGGTTCGTCGTCGAGGGGGAGGTAAAGGTTTTCAAGGAGTACGCCTCCGGGAAATCGGCCATCATGGGGATTTTCGGAGTAGGGGGAACGGTCGCCGAAGCGGCGATAATCGACGGAAAGGCGTATCCGGCATCATGCCAGGCGGTCACGAACGTCAAGGTCGCCCGTATGAAGCGGGACGACGCCTTGAGAATAATGACCTCCAATTCCAAGATCGCGCTCCGCATCATGATGGGGTTGAGCTCCAAGCTCCGCACCATCACGAGCGACCTCGGAAGCATGTCGGTGCTCTCCGTCATCAGGCGCCTGTCGCGCTTCCTTTTGAAGCTCTCGGACAAGATGGGGGTGAAGGAGAAGGACGGGATAAGGTTCGAGCTTTTCCTTACAAGGAAGGACATGGCAGAGTGCATAGGCACATCCTTCGAGGTGGCCGTCCGCGCACTCGGCAAACTCCAGAGCGACAATGTACTTGAGATAGATGGAAAGAAGGTTCTTATAAAGGAGATAGAAGAGCTCGAAAGGCTTGCTGGGGAGATGGACCGCTCCGAAGACGGCGAGGATTGATCACCCCACGTCTATTTTTTTTAAATTTTCGCCGTTCTGCCGCCGCGTTCTATTTAAAAGCCGGGAAGTTGACGTCGAACTTTATTTTCTTTCCCATTTTGTCCGAGTAGAAAAGGTGTCCCATCTCCACGCCGTGCAGGTATACGTCGCGCGTCACCTTCACATCCTGCTTGCAGTACTCGGAGATAAGGTCAAGTTTCCCTTCCCGAAACCATTTCAGTGATTGGAGACCGTCGGCGCTCTTTGAAACGCCTAGCGTATTCATCGCTATGTTGTCGAGACTCAACCGGAAGTTCAGCCGGTTCTTCACCTCTTCAAGGATGTCGAAAGTGGGGAGCGTTTTTCCAAGCGGTTCGTCTGTATACCCTTTCAATACGCCGTAGTCGAAGTTTCTGGAATTGAATCCCACTACGAGGTCGGAGGCTTTTAGAAGCTTTAGAAGTTCTGGCACATCTTCATCGTGGTAGACGTGATAGGTGTCGT encodes the following:
- a CDS encoding L-2-amino-thiazoline-4-carboxylic acid hydrolase; translation: MSAFLGPIHYMMFNKIRIAAERSREVIDVFKNKFGNDAEETIKAVLPEGPMDFGDTPLDELIGNNPIHQFLQGLINELETAEANLVTALLYRFPDEGREVLKEAFRSHGQKTAREKIGGNTDANLDLNGIGNFIGQTYLEGMPCDQVSSYNRNGENSMQVNHSECLHLAKWESVGAPVDVMCELLDEWVSGSASVLNSGVSLERTSAIVKGADSCSCTIKI
- a CDS encoding DUF1858 domain-containing protein: MERYPKLFILAAVGYLLGGVLMGLHLGTASQDPAVTRFVHVHLNLLGFMAMFIYGVAYHILPRFNAKPVTASSLIPAHFYLVNIGLIGMAATAFAGGIWDDGPAHTAFIIFSVMEAAGIFIFAYNIIPVLMPEKTVKKEADAITGESQVSVALDKWPHLVDIFADNGFKALTNPAARATFAKNISIKQACKLHKVDEARFLSALNSAVKAGPKAGASKPVAASAPGVSAPVPVPPAGGKGKSIKRGEKAEKDTLIGPLLEIYPETKPVFEKNYGAGCFSCPGQASETVGQTAMMHNMKVEDILSEINGKIEAALSAAK
- a CDS encoding Crp/Fnr family transcriptional regulator; translated protein: MEIEKFEFFSGLTSAELGEMKKLLSELEFKKGDILFHEGEPPAHLWFVVEGEVKVFKEYASGKSAIMGIFGVGGTVAEAAIIDGKAYPASCQAVTNVKVARMKRDDALRIMTSNSKIALRIMMGLSSKLRTITSDLGSMSVLSVIRRLSRFLLKLSDKMGVKEKDGIRFELFLTRKDMAECIGTSFEVAVRALGKLQSDNVLEIDGKKVLIKEIEELERLAGEMDRSEDGED
- a CDS encoding ribonuclease H-like domain-containing protein, with product MSQLGFEFSGDAKKSEEKIVPQKRIVVFDLETQKGADEVGGWNNTHLMRVAIGVVYDFTDDTYHVYHDEDVPELLKLLKASDLVVGFNSRNFDYGVLKGYTDEPLGKTLPTFDILEEVKNRLNFRLSLDNIAMNTLGVSKSADGLQSLKWFREGKLDLISEYCKQDVKVTRDVYLHGVEMGHLFYSDKMGKKIKFDVNFPAFK